A portion of the Maylandia zebra isolate NMK-2024a linkage group LG9, Mzebra_GT3a, whole genome shotgun sequence genome contains these proteins:
- the alg14 gene encoding UDP-N-acetylglucosamine transferase subunit ALG14 isoform X2, with the protein MSFVRLQGGHTTEVLHLLQCMSAAYTPRHYVLADTDRMSEEKICTFESLKQQSDSQFTICRIPRSREVHQSWSSSVVSTLDALRYSLPLVFRLRPDMVLCNGPGTCIPLCVAGLLLGILGIKKVLIVYAESICRVQTLSLTGKILYPVSDYFFVQWSSLRDKYPKSIFLGRMV; encoded by the exons ATGAGCTTTGTCCGGCTCCAAG GTGGTCATACCACAGAGGTCCTGCACCTGCTGCAGTGCATGTCTGCAGCCTACACACCTCGACACTATGTCCTCGCAGACACAGACAGGATGAGCGAGGAGAAAATTTGCACGTTTGAAAGCCTCAAACAACAGTCGGACTCACAG TTCACCATCTGTCGGATCCCACGGAGCCGCGAGGTGCACCAGTCCTGGAGCTCGTCTGTCGTCAGCACTCTCGATGCCCTGCGCTATTCCCTGCCTCTGGTGTTCAGGCTCAGACCGGACATG GTGCTGTGTAACGGCCCGGGGACCTGCATTCCCCTGTGTGTAGCAGGACTCCTCCTTGGAATTCTGGGAATAAAGAAAGTCCTGATAGTTTACGCTGAGAGTATTTGCCGTGTCCAGACGTTGTCGCTCACTGGGAAGATCCTGTATCCTGTATCCGACTACTTCTTTGTACAGTGGTCGTCTCTGAGGGACAAATACCCCAAATCCATTTTCCTGGGAAGAATGGTGTGA
- the alg14 gene encoding UDP-N-acetylglucosamine transferase subunit ALG14 isoform X1, translated as MLLLGFTSAVLLLCLFFIIRLYIVVKTGANCKPGSKGRVTVLVVAGSGGHTTEVLHLLQCMSAAYTPRHYVLADTDRMSEEKICTFESLKQQSDSQFTICRIPRSREVHQSWSSSVVSTLDALRYSLPLVFRLRPDMVLCNGPGTCIPLCVAGLLLGILGIKKVLIVYAESICRVQTLSLTGKILYPVSDYFFVQWSSLRDKYPKSIFLGRMV; from the exons ATGTTGCTGTTGGGGTTCACATCAGCAGTTTTacttctgtgtttatttttcatcaTTCGCCTTTATATCGTTGTGAAGACGGGCGCCAACTGCAAGCCTGGAAGCAAGGGTCGGGTCACTGTTCTGGTGGTCGCGGGATCAG GTGGTCATACCACAGAGGTCCTGCACCTGCTGCAGTGCATGTCTGCAGCCTACACACCTCGACACTATGTCCTCGCAGACACAGACAGGATGAGCGAGGAGAAAATTTGCACGTTTGAAAGCCTCAAACAACAGTCGGACTCACAG TTCACCATCTGTCGGATCCCACGGAGCCGCGAGGTGCACCAGTCCTGGAGCTCGTCTGTCGTCAGCACTCTCGATGCCCTGCGCTATTCCCTGCCTCTGGTGTTCAGGCTCAGACCGGACATG GTGCTGTGTAACGGCCCGGGGACCTGCATTCCCCTGTGTGTAGCAGGACTCCTCCTTGGAATTCTGGGAATAAAGAAAGTCCTGATAGTTTACGCTGAGAGTATTTGCCGTGTCCAGACGTTGTCGCTCACTGGGAAGATCCTGTATCCTGTATCCGACTACTTCTTTGTACAGTGGTCGTCTCTGAGGGACAAATACCCCAAATCCATTTTCCTGGGAAGAATGGTGTGA